One genomic window of Candidatus Nanohalobium constans includes the following:
- a CDS encoding DUF5615 family PIN-like protein has protein sequence MKLLIDENISPKTANFLKKQGNDVKSVRDVNLGSQ, from the coding sequence TTGAAACTTCTCATAGATGAAAATATATCTCCAAAAACAGCAAATTTTTTGAAAAAACAGGGAAATGATGTCAAGTCAGTTAGAGATGTTAATCTAGGAAGCCAATGA
- a CDS encoding DUF1512 family protein, with the protein MVLPFLDTGNQIIQILQILSFLLFPILIVFGPRIMVWQADRKLRDVLADIEDYHNTSVNLFKENMDVTPEFEERLGSMKNFQFSAPTQLDPAGMVDRLENVLDASEDKFQRFVEKHADTEDEEELADLNMAFKGVMGTQQIFKVLRHYRELINKTKNFQLVGLINMMLPIYEEMAEAQKGATRAFMDQAPIGDSIGPMVAAKLITEEPEEISENIMHSEEEINDQTVHVIKSDGPGSRLGKYGEAIETLAENNELEAVITVDAAGKFEGEETGAVNEGVGVMMGGPGVQKSRIEEVATEEELPLEGIVIKQSAPEASKPMKREIYDAYKPAVEKTKQVINEHEGEVAVIGVGNTCGIPNTRQETSGVHNKLRKYWDEYEEQDDEDVSYMGLMSMFGGGQAEEMQNKAKSMLWRLPR; encoded by the coding sequence ATGGTCTTACCATTCTTAGATACCGGCAACCAAATAATACAGATACTGCAAATCCTATCATTCCTACTGTTCCCAATACTCATAGTATTCGGACCAAGAATAATGGTCTGGCAAGCAGACAGGAAACTAAGAGACGTACTAGCAGACATAGAAGACTACCACAACACATCCGTCAACTTGTTCAAAGAAAACATGGATGTCACACCTGAGTTCGAAGAAAGACTTGGCTCCATGAAGAACTTCCAATTCTCAGCACCAACACAACTCGACCCAGCAGGAATGGTCGACAGACTAGAAAATGTTCTAGACGCATCAGAAGACAAATTCCAAAGATTCGTAGAGAAACACGCAGACACAGAAGACGAAGAAGAACTAGCAGACCTAAACATGGCATTCAAAGGAGTCATGGGCACACAACAAATCTTCAAGGTCTTGAGGCATTACCGAGAACTGATCAACAAAACCAAAAACTTCCAGTTAGTCGGACTCATCAACATGATGCTCCCGATCTACGAAGAAATGGCAGAAGCACAGAAAGGCGCAACACGAGCATTCATGGACCAAGCACCAATCGGAGACAGCATCGGACCAATGGTCGCAGCCAAACTAATCACAGAAGAACCAGAAGAAATCAGCGAAAACATCATGCACAGCGAAGAAGAAATCAACGACCAAACAGTCCATGTAATCAAGTCAGATGGACCTGGTTCAAGATTAGGAAAGTACGGAGAAGCAATCGAAACACTAGCAGAAAACAACGAATTAGAAGCAGTAATCACAGTCGATGCAGCCGGCAAGTTCGAAGGAGAAGAAACCGGAGCAGTCAATGAAGGAGTCGGCGTCATGATGGGCGGACCAGGAGTCCAGAAAAGCCGGATAGAAGAAGTAGCGACAGAAGAAGAACTACCACTAGAAGGAATCGTCATCAAACAGTCCGCACCAGAAGCCAGCAAACCTATGAAAAGAGAAATCTACGACGCCTACAAACCAGCAGTCGAAAAAACCAAACAAGTAATCAACGAACACGAAGGAGAAGTAGCAGTAATCGGCGTCGGAAACACCTGTGGAATACCCAACACAAGACAAGAAACCTCAGGAGTACACAACAAACTCCGGAAATACTGGGACGAATACGAAGAACAAGACGACGAAGACGTCAGCTACATGGGACTCATGTCAATGTTCGGCGGCGGACAAGCCGAAGAAATGCAGAACAAAGCAAAGTCAATGCTGTGGCGTTTGCCGCGGTGA
- a CDS encoding DUF433 domain-containing protein, with the protein MASTDGIEVNPEIMAGKPVVKGTRIPVYVVLQMLEEDTQIEDILEAYPDLEREKMYERAFVTPQKEFGEKK; encoded by the coding sequence ATGGCCAGTACTGATGGAATAGAGGTCAATCCTGAGATTATGGCTGGCAAACCAGTTGTTAAAGGAACAAGAATACCCGTCTATGTGGTACTTCAAATGCTTGAAGAAGATACACAGATAGAAGATATACTTGAAGCATACCCTGATTTAGAGAGAGAGAAGATGTACGAGCGTGCATTCGTTACGCCACAAAAAGAGTTCGGAGAGAAGAAGTAA
- a CDS encoding ATP-binding protein, whose product MEFYDRKEELRYLQESFEEDDFRFSVIYGRRRVGKTELIKKICEEKPHIYHLFSQDTEKRQIERLSSNIADYFNEPQPKLENWRETVEYIGRKLNEEKIILALDEFPYAIESEKTVPSHFQYLVDELLDDSDSMLILSGSTISIMMNQVLGYESPLYGRRTGQIDLKPFNFQQSIQAIDYSFKEAVKSYTVTGGTPMYLMSFNYNKKLKENLTEKVLNPNSMLFEEPEFLLRQELRNPSRYSSILGSIAEGYNKSNEISNNTGIPSGTISKYLKKLQKLRLITRETPVTASKKTKRSNYKITDNYISFWYRNIYPQKSAIEEKPDKTAEEILANLKHQTAETFEQICRETVQKDTEYSQVGRWWYKEDEIDVTATKDKKILLGEVKWTNQKTGLDLLKKLENKSSKVRWKKGERKVEYALFSKEGFTKNLQQEAENRSDLKTHNLKEIKKIMKAK is encoded by the coding sequence ATGGAATTTTATGATAGGAAAGAGGAATTAAGATATCTACAGGAAAGTTTCGAAGAAGATGATTTCAGGTTCTCAGTAATTTATGGTAGAAGAAGAGTGGGCAAAACCGAATTAATCAAAAAAATATGTGAAGAAAAGCCGCACATATATCATTTATTCTCCCAGGACACAGAAAAAAGACAAATAGAACGCCTATCCTCCAATATAGCAGATTATTTCAATGAACCACAACCTAAACTTGAGAACTGGCGAGAAACAGTAGAGTATATAGGAAGAAAGCTTAATGAAGAGAAAATAATTTTAGCACTAGATGAATTCCCCTACGCCATTGAATCAGAAAAAACAGTACCTTCACATTTCCAGTACCTAGTAGACGAACTACTAGATGATTCAGACTCCATGCTTATCTTATCAGGATCTACAATAAGCATAATGATGAATCAAGTATTAGGATATGAAAGTCCTCTATATGGCCGAAGAACCGGACAGATAGACCTGAAACCTTTTAATTTCCAACAAAGCATTCAAGCAATCGACTACAGTTTCAAAGAAGCAGTGAAATCCTACACAGTAACCGGAGGAACACCTATGTATTTGATGAGCTTCAACTACAACAAAAAACTGAAAGAAAACCTGACCGAGAAAGTATTAAACCCTAACTCAATGCTTTTTGAAGAACCAGAGTTCCTATTAAGACAAGAACTGAGGAACCCATCAAGATACTCAAGTATCCTAGGATCTATAGCAGAGGGCTACAACAAATCAAATGAGATAAGCAATAACACCGGAATACCATCAGGAACAATAAGCAAATATCTCAAGAAATTACAGAAACTAAGGCTAATAACCAGAGAAACACCAGTAACAGCATCCAAGAAAACAAAGCGCTCAAACTACAAGATAACAGACAACTACATCAGCTTCTGGTATAGAAACATATACCCTCAAAAATCTGCCATAGAAGAAAAACCAGATAAAACAGCAGAAGAGATACTAGCAAACTTGAAACATCAAACTGCTGAGACATTTGAGCAAATCTGTCGAGAAACAGTACAAAAAGATACAGAATACTCACAAGTAGGAAGATGGTGGTATAAAGAAGACGAAATAGATGTAACAGCAACTAAAGACAAAAAAATTCTACTTGGAGAAGTCAAATGGACCAATCAAAAAACCGGACTAGATTTACTCAAAAAACTCGAAAACAAAAGCTCAAAAGTCCGGTGGAAAAAAGGAGAAAGAAAAGTAGAGTATGCCTTATTCTCCAAAGAAGGATTCACAAAAAACCTACAACAAGAGGCTGAAAACAGGTCCGACCTGAAAACACACAACCTGAAAGAAATCAAGAAAATAATGAAGGCAAAGTAA